A DNA window from Engystomops pustulosus chromosome 6, aEngPut4.maternal, whole genome shotgun sequence contains the following coding sequences:
- the LOC140065196 gene encoding myosin heavy chain, skeletal muscle, adult, with the protein MGDGEMAAFGEAAQYLRKSEKERIEAQNRPFDAKTSYFVIDPKQMYVKGVIQSREGGKVTVKKEDNTTVTVKDDEVFPMNPPKYDKIEDMAMMTHLNEPSVLYNLKERYAAWMIYTYSGLFCATVNPYKWLPVYNPEVVAAYRGKKRQEAPPHIFSISDNAYQYMLTDRENQSVLITGESGAGKTVNTKRVIQYFATIAAIGDTKKKEEQPAGKIQGTLEDQIIQANPLLEAFGNAKTVRNDNSSRFGKFIRIHFGTTGKLSSADIETYLLEKSRVTFQLSAERSYHIFYQIMSNKKPELIDMLLITTNPYDFPYVSQGEITVPSIDDQEELMATDSAIDILGFNPDEKVGIYKMTGAVMHYGNMKFKQKQREEQAEPDGTEVADKVGYLMGLNSADLLKALCYPRVKVGNEFVTKGQTVQQVNNSVGALAKSVFEKMFLWMVIRINQQLDTKQPRQHFIGVLDIAGFEIFDFNSLEQLCINFTNEKLQQFFNHHMFVLEQEEYKKEGIDWEFIDFGMDLAACIELIEKPMGIFSILEEECMFPKATDQSFTNKLYDQHLGKSNNFQKPKPGKGKADAHFSLVHYAGTVDYNISGWLDKNKDPLNETVIGLYQKSSVKLLSFLYSAYAAAEADAGGKKGGKKKGSSFQTVSALFRENLNKLMSNLRSTHPHFVRCLIPNETKTPGAMDHYLVMHQLRCNGVLEGIRICRKGFPSRILYADFKQRYKVLNASAIPEGQFIDSKKASEKLLGSIDVDHTQYKFGHTKVFFKAGLLGTLEEMRDDKLAQLITRTQAICRGYLMRVEFKKMMERRESVFCIQYNIRAFMNVKTWPWMKLYFKIKPLLKSAESEKEMANMKEEFEKTKEALAKSEAKRKELEEKMVSILQEKNDLQLAVASESEGLADAEERCEGLIKAKIQLEAKIKEINERLEDEEESNAELTAKKRKLEDECSELKKDIDDLELTLAKVEKEKHATENKVKNLTEEMAVLDESIAKLTKEKKALQEAHQQTLDDLQAEEDKVNTLTKAKTKLEQQVDDLEGSLEQEKKLRMDLERAKRKLEGDLKLAQESTMDLENDKQQLDEKVKKKEFEISQLQSKIEDEQALGAQLQKKIKELQARIEELEEEIEAERAARAKAEKQRSDLSRELEEISERLEEAGGATSAQIEMNKKREAEFQKMRRDLEEATLQHEATAAALRKKHADTTAELGEQIDNLQRVKQKLEKEKSELKMEIDDLASNMESVSKAKSNLEKMCRTLEDQYSEVKTKEDEHLRVLNDLNAQKARLQTENGEFGRQLEEKESLISQLSRGKQAFTQQIEELKRQLEEETKAKNALAHGLQSARHDCDLLREQFEEEQEAKAELQRSLSKANGEVSQWRTKYETDAIQRTEELEEAKKKLAQRLQEAEEQIEAVNSKCASLEKTKQRLQGEVEDLMVDVERSNSACAALDKKQRNFDKVLSEWKQKYEEAQAELEASQKESRSLSTEVFKMKNSYEEALDHLETLKRENKNLQQEISDLTEQVAESGKSIHEIEKSKKQVEQEKSDLQSALEEAEGSLEHEEAKILRVQLELNQVKSEIDRKISEKDEEIEQIKRNSQRALESMQSTLESEIRSRNDALRLKKKMEGDLNEMEIQLSHANRQAAEAQKQLRNVQGQLKDAQLHLDDAIRGNDDLKEQLAIVERRNNLMTVEIEEIRSALEQTERGRKVAEQELLDVTERVQLLHSQNTSLINTKKKLESDLSQLQSEVEEAVQESRNAEDKAKKAITDASMMAEELKKEQDTSAHLERMKKNLEQTVKDLQHRLDEAEQLAMKGGKKQLQKLEARVRELENELEAEQKRGSEAIKGVRKYERRVKELSYQTEEDKKNVFRLQDLVDKLQLKVKAYKRQAEESEEQANTHLSRFRKTQHELEEAEERADIAESQVNKLRAKSRDIGKKAEE; encoded by the exons ATGGGTGACGGTGAGATGGCTGCTTTTGGGGAGGCAGCCCAATACCTCCGAAAGTCAGAGAAGGAGAGAATTGAGGCCCAAAATCGCCCATTCGATGCCAAAACATCTTACTTTGTGATTGACCCAAAGCAGATGTACGTAAAAGGCGTCATTCAGAGCCGAGAAGGAGGAAAAGTAACTGTAAAGAAGGAAGATAACACC actgtaacagtgaaagatgatgaagTTTTCCCCATGAACCCTCCAAAGTACGATAAGATTGAGGACATGGCGATGATGACCCACTTGAACGAACCATCTGTCTTGTATAACCTCAAAGAGCGTTATGCCGCCTGGATGATCTAC ACCTACTCTGGGCTGTTTTGTGCCACAGTCAACCCCTACAAGTGGCTTCCCGTGTACAACCCTGAAGTTGTGGCAGCCTACAGAGGCAAGAAGCGTCAGGAGGCTCCACCACACATCTTCTCCATCTCTGATAACGCCTATCAGTACATGTTGACTG ATCGTGAAAACCAGTCTGTCCTGATTAC TGGAGAATCCGGAGCCGGGAAGACTGTGAACACAAAACGTGTCATCCAGTACTTTGCAACAATTGCAGCTATTGGTGACACAAAGAAGAAGGAGGAACAACCTGCTGGAAAGATCCAG GGGACCCTTGAAGACCAGATTATCCAGGCCAACCCATTGCTAGAGGCTTTTGGTAACGCCAAGACCGTCAGAAATGACAACTCCTCCCGTTTC GGTAAATTCATCAGAATCCACTTTGGTACCACTGGAAAACTGTCCTCTGCTGACATTGAAACCT ATCTTCTGGAAAAATCCAGAGTAACATTCCAGCTGTCTGCAGAAAGAAGCTACCACATCTTCTACCAGATCATGTCTAACAAGAAACCAGAACTGATTG ATATGCTTCTGATCACAACAAACCCCTACGACTTCCCGTATGTCAGCCAAGGCGAGATCACTGTGCCAAGCATTGATGATCAAGAGGAGTTGATGGCCACCGAT AGCGCCATTGACATCCTTGGGTTCAATCCCGATGAGAAGGTCGGTATCTACAAAATGACCGGTGCCGTAATGCACTACGGTAACATGAAGTTCAAGCAGAAGCAAAGAGAGGAGCAGGCCGAGCCTGACGGCACAGAAG TGGCTGACAAGGTTGGCTACCTCATGGGTCTGAACTCAGCTGATTTGCTGAAAGCTTTGTGCTACCCAAGAGTCAAAGTCGGAAATGAATTTGTGACCAAAGGTCAAACTGTCCAGCAG GTGAACAACTCAGTGGGTGCCTTGGCCAAATCTGTCTTTGAGAAGATGTTCTTGTGGATGGTCATCCGTATCAACCAGCAGCTGGACACCAAGCAGCCCAGACAACACTTCATCGGTGTCTTGGACATTGCTGGCTTTGAGATCTTTGAT TTCAACAGCTTGGAACAACTTTGCATCAACTTCACCAACGAGAAGCTGCAGCAGTTCTTCAACCACCACATGTTTGTGCTGGAACAAGAGGAGTACAAGAAGGAAGGAATCGACTGGGAGTTCATTGACTTTGGCATGGACTTGGCCGCCTGCATTGAGCTCATTGAGAAG CCCATGGGCATTTTCTCCATCCTTGAAGAGGAGTGCATGTTCCCCAAGGCAACAGATCAATCATTTACAAACAAACTGTATGATCAACATCTTGGCAAGTCCAACAACTTCCAGAAACCCAAACCTGGCAAAGGCAAAGCTGATGCTCACTTCTCCCTGGTCCATTATGCCGGTACTGTGGACTACAACATCAGTGGTTGGCTTGACAAGAACAAGGACCCACTGAATGAGACCGTCATTGGTCTGTACCAGAAGTCTTCAGTGAAACTGCTGTCCTTCCTGTATTCTGCATACGCTGCAGCAGAAGCAG ACGCTGGTGGAAAGAAAGGTGGTAAGAAGAAGGGTTCCTCCTTCCAGACTGTGTCTGCTCTTTTCAGA GAAAATCTGAACAAGCTGATGAGCAACTTGAGAAGCACCCACCCTCACTTTGTACGTTGCCTGATCCCCAATGAAACTAAGACCCCAG GTGCTATGGATCATTACCTGGTCATGCACCAGCTCAGGTGTAATGGTGTACTTGAAGGCATCAGAATTTGTAGGAAAGGATTTCCCAGCAGAATCCTCTATGCTGACTTCAAACAACG CTACAAGGTGCTGAATGCCAGTGCTATCCCAGAGGGTCAGTTCATTGACAGCAAGAAGGCTTCAGAGAAGCTTCTTGGATCCATCGACGTTGACCACACTCAGTACAAGTTTGGCCACACCAAG GTCTTCTTCAAGGCTGGTTTGTTGGGTACCCTTGAGGAGATGCGAGATGATAAGTTGGCACAGCTGATCACTCGTACTCAGGCCATCTGCAGAGGATACCTCATGAGAGTAGAGTTCAAgaagatgatggagaggag AGAATCTGTCTTCTGCATTCAGTACAACATCCGCGCATTCATGAATGTCAAAACTTGGCCATGGATGAAACTTTATTTCAAGATCAAGCCTCTCTTGAAGAGTGCGGAGTCTGAGAAAGAGATGGCCAACATGAAAGAAGAGTTTGAGAAGACAAAGGAGGCTCTGGCAAAGTCAGAAGCAAAGAGAAAAGAGCTAGAAGAAAAGATGGTCTCCATCCTCCAGGAGAAAAATGATCTTCAACTCGCAGTTGCATCT GAATCTGAGGGTCTGGCAGATGCAGAGGAAAGATGTGAGGGTCTCATCAAAGCCAAGATTCAACTGGAGGCCAAAATCAAAGAAATCAATGAGAGGTTAGAAGATGAAGAAGAATCAAATGCAGAACTGACTGCCAAGAAGAGGAAACTGGAGGATGAGTGCTCCGAGCTGAAGAAAGACATTGATGATCTTGAGCTGACATTGGCCAAAGTAGAGAAGGAGAAACATGCCACAGAGAATAAG GTCAAAAACCTTACTGAAGAAATGGCTGTCCTTGATGAAAGCATTGCCAAACTTACAAAAGAAAAGAAGGCACTTCAGGAAGCCCACCAACAAACTCTGGATGATCTTCAAGCTGAAGAGGACAAAGTCAATACTCTGACTAAGGCCAAGACTAAGTTAGAGCAACAAGTTGATGAT CTTGAAGGATCTCTTGAGCAAGAGAAGAAACTTCGCATGGACTTAGAGAGAGCAAAGAGGAAGTTGGAGGGTGACCTTAAGTTGGCTCAGGAGTCTACAATGGACTTAGAAAATGATAAACAACAGCTagatgaaaaagttaaaaa GAAGGAATTTGAAATCAGCCAGCTCCAGAGTAAGATTGAAGATGAACAGGCACTGGGAGCTCAGCTTCAAAAGAAGATTAAGGAGCTCCAG gCTCGCATTGAGGAGCTTGAAGAAGAAATTGAGGCAGAACGTGCCGCCCGTGCCAAGGCTGAGAAGCAGCGTTCTGATCTTTCTAGAGAGCTCGAGGAGATCAGCGAGCGTCTGGAGGAAGCTGGTGGTGCAACCTCTGCTCAGATTGAGATGAACAAGAAGCGCGAGGCTGAATTCCAGAAGATGCGTCGCGACCTAGAAGAAGCCACCTTACAACACGAAGCCACTGCCGCCGCTCTCCGTAAGAAGCATGCCGATACTACAGCTGAGCTTGGGGAACAGATCGACAATCTCCAACGAGTCAAACAAAAACTGGAGAAAGAGAAGAGCGAGCTCAAGATGGAGATTGATGACCTTGCCAGCAACATGGAATCTGTCTCCAAAGCCAAG TCAAACCTAGAAAAAATGTGCCGAACACTGGAGGACCAATACAGTGAAGTTAAGACAAAGGAAGATGAGCATCTTAGGGTACTCAACGACTTGAATGCCCAGAAAGCACGTCTTCAGACTGAAAatg GGGAATTTGGCCGTCAACTGGAGGAAAAAGAATCTTTAATTTCTCAGCTTTCCAGAGGAAAACAGGCTTTCACCCAACAGATTGAAGAGCTGAAAAGACAGCTAGAAGAAGAAACCAAG GCCAAAAACGCACTAGCACATGGTCTTCAGTCTGCCCGCCATGACTGTGACTTGTTGAGGGAACAATTTGAAGAGGAGCAAGAGGCAAAGGCTGAACTTCAACGCTCTTTGTCCAAGGCCAATGGTGAAGTCTCTCAGTGGAGAACAAAATATGAGACAGATGCCATCCAACGTACAGAGGAGCTGGAAGAAGCCAA GAAGAAACTTGCACAGCGCCTCCAGGAAGCTGAGGAACAAATTGAGGCTGTCAACTCAAAATGTGCCTCTCTGGAGAAAACCAAACAAAGACTTCAAGGAGAAGTTGAAGACCTCATGGTTGATGTAGAAAGATCAAACTCAGCTTGTGCTGCCCTTGACAAAAAGCAAAGAAACTTTGACAAG GTTCTTTCAGAATGGAAACAGAAATATGAGGAAGCCCAGGCTGAACTTGAAGCTTCTCAGAAGGAATCAAGATCCCTTAGTACAGAAGTATTTAAGATGAAGAATTCATATGAGGAAGCACTTGATCATCTTGAAACACTAAAGAGGGAAAATAAGAACCTCCAAC AGGAGATCTCTGACTTAACTGAACAAGTTGCTGAATCTGGAAAGAGCATCCATGAAATTGAAAAATCTAAGAAACAAGTTGAACAGGAAAAATCTGACCTGCAATCAGCACTGGAAGAAGCAGAG GGATCCTTGGAGCATGAAGAGGCAAAGATCCTACGTGTCCAACTTGAGCTTAATCAAGTGAAGTCTGAAATTGACAGAAAAATTTCTGAGAAAGATGAAGAAATTGAACAAATCAAGAGAAACAGCCAGAGAGCCCTGGAATCCATGCAGAGCACTTTGGAGTCTGAAATTAGAAGCAGGAATGATGCTCTAAGACTGAAGAAGAAGATGGAGGGAGACCTCAATGAGATGGAGATCCAGTTGAGCCATGCCAACCGCCAGGCTGCAGAGGCCCAGAAACAACTCAGGAACGTACAGGGACAACTAAAG GATGCCCAACTGCATCTGGATGATGCCATAAGAGGAAATGATGACCTGAAAGAACAACTGGCTATTGTAGAAAGGAGAAATAATCTCATGACAGTGGAAATTGAGGAAATCAGGTCTGCCCTGGAACAGACAGAGCGCGGCCGCAAGGTGGCAGAGCAAGAGCTTCTCGACGTCACTGAGCGCGTCCAGCTCCTGCACTCTCAG AATACTAGCCTGATCAACACCAAGAAGAAGCTTGAATCTGACTTATCTCAACTTCAAAGTGAAGTGGAGGAAGCTGTCCAGGAATCAAGGAATGCAGAAGATAAGGCCAAGAAAGCAATTACAGAT GCTTCCATGATGGCTGAAGAACTGAAGAAGGAACAGGACACCAGTGCTCACCTCGAGAGGATGAAGAAGAACCTTGAGCAGACCGTGAAGGACCTTCAGCATCGCCTTGACGAGGCTGAGCAGCTGGCAATGAAGGGTGGCAAGAAGCAACTGCAGAAACTGGAGGCTAGG GTGCGTGAACTTGAAAATGAACTTGAAGCTGAACAGAAGAGAGGATCAGAAGCCATTAAGGGCGTCCGCAAGTACGAGAGGAGAGTCAAAGAGCTGTCATATCAG ACCGAGGAAGACAAGAAGAACGTGTTCAGGCTGCAGGACTTAGTGGACAAATTGCAGTTGAAAGTGAAAGCTTACAAGAGACAGGCAGAGGAGTCT GAGGAACAAGCCAACACCCACCTGTCCAGATTCAGGAAGACTCAACacgagctggaggaggctgaggaacgcGCTGACATTGCCGAATCTCAGGTCAACAAACTAAGAGCCAAGAGCCGTGACATCGGCAAG AAGGCAGAAGAATAA